Proteins encoded within one genomic window of Tabrizicola piscis:
- a CDS encoding ABC transporter substrate-binding protein, whose protein sequence is MNLNRRSLLKLSAATMAAGTLGLPTFAQAIDELVIAYNVNLPSWDPTVGPSAVNPTIQGLYQSVFDQYILQQPDLTPAPGLLTEWGWNDDRTQVWMTVREGVTWHDGSPFTAEDVAWNLARVANPETGSPIQFVWGTLTNHRVEGNKVIADVAQFDPTIFKWMYFLTGYVLPKAYYEKVGAEGFEAAPIGTGPYMVEKFERNAFVRLKANANYWGGKPDFDTVTIKFVPDAAARVAEVESGNSHVTLEMPYEEYDRLKGGPLAGVAAPISDIGMIFLNDIEVMTDPNVRMAAAHAIDKQAIIDRLLSGYGVKIDTLQTPEYDAYDASITVAYDEAKAMELLAASGYGPDNPVKFKIQTTKGFKPKDYEMVQAIVGLWRKVGIEAEIEVYEIAKHYELRAADQLAPAAFYNWGNSVGDPTTSTGFAMFGPSPHSVWDGEDLIGQIGPLWGEADEAKRIDGWKAVDKYIAENALVIPLLQYVQPILHAPGVVVTPHASGSLLPHLMKRA, encoded by the coding sequence ATGAACCTCAACCGCCGAAGCCTTTTGAAGCTGTCCGCCGCTACCATGGCGGCGGGCACCCTCGGTCTGCCGACTTTCGCGCAGGCCATCGACGAACTGGTGATCGCCTATAACGTCAACCTGCCCTCATGGGACCCGACCGTAGGCCCCAGCGCGGTGAACCCGACGATTCAAGGCCTCTATCAGTCGGTGTTCGACCAATACATCCTGCAACAGCCCGACTTGACCCCCGCCCCCGGCCTTCTGACCGAATGGGGCTGGAACGACGACCGCACCCAGGTCTGGATGACCGTGCGTGAGGGCGTGACATGGCACGACGGCAGCCCCTTCACTGCCGAGGATGTGGCCTGGAACCTTGCCCGCGTGGCGAACCCGGAAACTGGCAGCCCGATCCAGTTCGTCTGGGGCACGCTGACCAATCACCGGGTCGAGGGTAACAAGGTCATCGCCGATGTGGCGCAGTTTGACCCGACGATCTTCAAGTGGATGTATTTCCTGACCGGTTACGTCCTGCCGAAGGCTTACTACGAAAAGGTGGGCGCAGAAGGGTTCGAGGCAGCCCCCATCGGGACCGGCCCCTATATGGTCGAGAAGTTCGAACGCAACGCTTTCGTCCGGCTTAAGGCCAATGCCAACTACTGGGGCGGCAAGCCCGATTTCGACACCGTGACGATCAAGTTCGTCCCCGACGCCGCCGCCCGGGTGGCCGAGGTGGAGAGCGGCAACTCCCACGTCACGCTGGAGATGCCGTATGAGGAATACGACCGCCTGAAGGGTGGACCGCTGGCGGGTGTCGCGGCACCGATCTCGGACATCGGGATGATCTTCCTCAACGATATCGAGGTGATGACCGACCCGAACGTGCGGATGGCCGCCGCCCATGCCATCGACAAGCAGGCGATCATCGACCGGCTGCTGTCAGGCTATGGCGTCAAGATCGATACACTGCAGACCCCGGAATACGACGCCTATGACGCCAGCATCACTGTGGCCTATGACGAGGCCAAGGCGATGGAGCTTCTGGCGGCCAGCGGCTACGGGCCGGACAACCCGGTCAAGTTCAAGATCCAGACCACCAAGGGCTTCAAGCCCAAGGATTACGAGATGGTGCAGGCCATCGTCGGCCTGTGGCGCAAGGTGGGGATCGAGGCCGAGATCGAGGTCTACGAAATCGCCAAGCACTACGAACTGCGCGCGGCGGATCAACTGGCCCCGGCCGCCTTCTACAACTGGGGCAACTCGGTCGGCGATCCAACCACGTCGACCGGCTTTGCGATGTTCGGACCGTCGCCGCACAGCGTCTGGGACGGCGAGGATCTGATCGGACAGATCGGCCCCCTGTGGGGCGAGGCGGATGAAGCCAAGCGGATCGACGGCTGGAAGGCGGTGGACAAGTACATCGCCGAAAACGCGCTGGTGATCCCGCTCTTGCAATACGTCCAGCCGATCCTGCATGCGCCGGGAGTGGTGGTGACGCCGCACGCCTCGGGTTCGCTGCTGCCGCATCTGATGAAGCGCGCCTGA
- a CDS encoding ATP-binding cassette domain-containing protein: MADLYTVTDLHLTLADMTAKPLFGAAPRIEILKGLTFTIPKGAVVGIVGGSGSGKSTLGRALVRLLEPSGGSIRFDGHDITGLSEPALRPLRRRFQMIFQDPMSSLNPRHRVGTIIAEPLRLHGMDAIQSRIARALDHVGLPQGFASRYPHELSGGQRQRVGIARAIALEPDFILADEIVSGLDVSSQAQVLNLLERLVADLGLTLAFISHDLSVIRRLCQRTIVLHQGRIVEDRPTAQLFADPQAAYTRELLEAIPLPDPDQIWV; the protein is encoded by the coding sequence ATGGCTGACCTTTACACAGTCACCGATCTGCACCTGACGCTGGCCGACATGACGGCAAAGCCGCTGTTCGGCGCTGCCCCGCGGATCGAAATCCTGAAGGGCCTGACATTCACGATTCCCAAAGGGGCTGTGGTGGGCATTGTGGGCGGATCAGGGTCTGGCAAATCCACTTTGGGGCGCGCTTTGGTGCGGCTGCTTGAACCCTCGGGCGGGTCGATCCGTTTTGACGGCCATGACATCACCGGCCTGTCCGAACCGGCCCTTCGCCCGCTCCGGCGGCGGTTCCAGATGATCTTTCAGGACCCGATGTCCTCGCTCAACCCGCGCCACCGGGTTGGCACCATCATCGCAGAGCCCCTGCGCCTGCACGGGATGGACGCCATCCAAAGCCGCATCGCCCGGGCACTGGATCACGTCGGCCTGCCGCAGGGCTTTGCCAGCCGCTATCCGCACGAACTGTCAGGCGGCCAGCGCCAGCGGGTCGGCATCGCCCGCGCCATCGCGCTGGAGCCGGACTTCATTCTCGCGGATGAGATCGTGTCGGGGCTGGATGTGTCATCGCAAGCGCAGGTGCTGAACCTGCTGGAGCGGCTGGTCGCCGACCTTGGCCTGACGCTGGCCTTCATCAGCCATGACCTGTCGGTGATCCGCCGACTGTGCCAGCGGACCATCGTTCTGCATCAGGGCCGGATCGTCGAAGACCGCCCCACCGCCCAGCTTTTCGCCGATCCGCAAGCCGCCTACACGCGCGAGCTGTTGGAGGCGATCCCGCTGCCTGACCCCGATCAGATCTGGGTCTGA
- a CDS encoding ABC transporter ATP-binding protein has protein sequence MSYLSIRNLSVRLKNGPPLLRRVSLEVSAGEVRGLVGESGAGKSMIGKAVLGILPPSVQITEGEIFLDGTDLLRLPPKESRRRIGASCALIPQDPLTALNPSHRIGPQITDRLVDILGWTRPAAEARALELLAEVQISDPARVLRSYPHELSGGMRQRILIASAFAAEPKLIVADEPTTALDVTVQKQILRLIAGMQARHGTALLFVTHDLGVVSKVCQRLSVLYSGLVVEDSTVASFFAAPRHPYSAALLAATPKYTDPDAGLHPVPDAVIDAVRAEVDDFDRGVAHG, from the coding sequence ATGAGCTATCTGTCGATCCGCAACCTGTCGGTCCGGCTGAAGAACGGCCCGCCCTTGCTCCGCCGCGTGTCGCTGGAGGTGTCAGCGGGCGAAGTGCGCGGGCTGGTCGGCGAAAGCGGTGCTGGCAAGTCGATGATCGGCAAGGCGGTGCTGGGCATCCTGCCGCCGTCCGTCCAGATCACCGAAGGCGAGATTTTCCTTGATGGGACGGATCTTTTGCGCCTGCCGCCAAAGGAAAGCCGTCGCCGCATCGGGGCCAGTTGCGCGCTGATCCCGCAGGACCCACTGACCGCGCTGAACCCCAGCCACCGGATCGGGCCGCAGATCACCGACCGGCTCGTCGATATCCTTGGCTGGACCCGTCCTGCCGCCGAGGCCCGGGCGCTGGAATTGCTGGCCGAGGTTCAGATCAGCGACCCCGCGCGCGTGCTGCGGTCTTATCCGCATGAACTGTCGGGCGGCATGCGCCAGCGCATCCTGATCGCATCGGCCTTTGCTGCTGAGCCGAAGCTGATCGTCGCGGATGAACCGACCACGGCGCTGGATGTGACCGTGCAAAAGCAAATCCTGCGGCTGATAGCCGGGATGCAGGCCCGCCATGGTACGGCGCTCTTGTTCGTTACCCATGACCTTGGCGTAGTGTCCAAGGTCTGCCAGCGCCTGTCGGTCCTGTATTCCGGGCTGGTGGTGGAAGACAGCACAGTGGCCAGTTTCTTCGCTGCCCCCCGCCACCCCTATTCCGCCGCGCTTCTGGCCGCGACGCCGAAGTATACCGATCCCGATGCCGGGCTGCACCCGGTGCCGGATGCCGTCATTGATGCCGTCCGGGCCGAGGTGGATGACTTTGACCGGGGGGTGGCGCATGGCTGA
- a CDS encoding acyl-CoA thioesterase, translated as MTVCFTTDRMLHFGDCDISGTAYYPAYLNILNGVVEEFWSHIGWPWHEIIWKERWGTPTVHLSCDFSKPSFFGDKLTFRLTVTKVGKSSVGLQHTIHCGDEHRWSVTQVLAASWLDKHTSMPWPPEVKAKLESLMAPDVPERRPVGGPQTQI; from the coding sequence ATGACCGTTTGCTTCACGACCGACAGGATGCTGCATTTCGGCGATTGCGACATTTCCGGCACGGCCTATTACCCGGCCTATCTGAACATCCTGAACGGGGTGGTCGAAGAGTTCTGGTCCCACATCGGCTGGCCTTGGCATGAGATCATCTGGAAGGAACGCTGGGGCACGCCCACCGTGCATCTGTCCTGCGATTTTTCGAAACCGTCGTTCTTTGGCGACAAGCTGACGTTCCGGCTGACGGTGACCAAGGTCGGGAAATCCTCGGTCGGGTTGCAGCACACCATTCATTGCGGCGATGAACACCGCTGGTCGGTGACACAGGTGCTGGCGGCAAGCTGGCTGGACAAACACACCTCGATGCCTTGGCCGCCCGAGGTGAAGGCCAAGCTGGAAAGCCTGATGGCCCCTGACGTGCCGGAGCGACGGCCGGTTGGCGGCCCTCAGACCCAGATCTGA
- a CDS encoding ABC transporter substrate-binding protein — translation MKRHALSAAILCGTTSLSATAALADLNLYCSAQEEWCQIMEKSFEEATGIDVAMTRKSSGETYAQVQAEASNPKGDVWWGGTGDPHLQAAEEDLTEPYVSPMRDQLHPWAIAQAESAGDKTIGIYSGALGFGYNSEMLEKAGLPAPACWEDLTKPEYKGMVQMANPNSSGTAYTTLASMVQMFGEDGGFDYMKRLHANINQYTKSGSAPIKAAGQGETLIGIVFMHDAVATTVAGFPVVTVAPCEGTGYEIGSMSIIKGARNMDEAKAFYDWALTKEAQDLALQVNAFQVMSNVNAAKSDKAPDLATLKLIDYDFKKYGSSDERKRLLSKWDTEVSTLPQ, via the coding sequence ATGAAAAGACACGCCTTGTCCGCCGCCATCTTGTGCGGGACTACGTCTCTGTCAGCCACGGCTGCCCTTGCGGACCTGAACCTGTACTGCTCCGCGCAGGAAGAGTGGTGCCAGATCATGGAGAAAAGCTTTGAGGAAGCCACCGGCATCGACGTGGCGATGACGCGGAAGTCCTCGGGCGAAACCTATGCCCAAGTGCAGGCCGAAGCCAGCAACCCCAAGGGCGATGTCTGGTGGGGTGGCACCGGTGACCCGCACCTGCAGGCGGCCGAAGAAGACCTGACCGAACCTTACGTCAGCCCGATGCGCGATCAGCTGCATCCTTGGGCCATCGCGCAGGCGGAAAGTGCCGGCGACAAGACCATCGGCATCTATTCCGGCGCGCTTGGCTTTGGCTACAACTCGGAGATGCTGGAAAAGGCGGGCCTGCCCGCCCCTGCCTGCTGGGAAGACCTGACCAAGCCGGAATACAAGGGCATGGTGCAGATGGCGAACCCGAACTCCTCGGGCACCGCCTATACCACGCTGGCGTCGATGGTGCAGATGTTCGGCGAAGATGGCGGCTTTGACTACATGAAGCGGCTGCATGCCAATATCAACCAGTACACCAAATCCGGCTCGGCCCCGATCAAGGCCGCAGGGCAAGGGGAAACGCTGATCGGCATCGTCTTCATGCATGACGCCGTGGCCACCACCGTGGCGGGCTTCCCCGTCGTGACCGTCGCCCCGTGTGAGGGAACGGGCTATGAGATCGGATCGATGTCGATCATCAAGGGCGCGCGCAACATGGACGAGGCGAAGGCCTTCTACGACTGGGCGCTGACCAAGGAGGCCCAGGATCTCGCCCTGCAGGTCAATGCGTTCCAGGTGATGTCGAACGTCAACGCCGCGAAATCGGACAAGGCTCCCGACCTCGCAACGCTGAAGCTGATTGACTACGACTTCAAGAAGTATGGCTCCAGCGACGAACGCAAGCGCCTGCTGTCCAAGTGGGATACCGAAGTCTCGACCCTGCCGCAGTAA
- a CDS encoding phytoene desaturase family protein: MMGLDFDAVLIGAGHNTLAAALHLAAKGWRVGVFEQAAVAGGAVKTGDYTLPGYRHDWAAMNLSLFAGSPFFKTYGAELTRHGCAFVPVNRPFASSFPDGTWAGVSTDMAETLAAIRALSPPDAATWESLCSRFGAEAPHLFGLLGSAMGFRALAYFMLKTLRAKGVGGTLDMGRFLLSSPRAWLEETFAHPHVRAMLGAWGMHLDFAPDVAGGAMFPYLEGMAGQAFGMVIGQGGADTVTRALVASITARGGVVETGASVARILHQGGRATGVDLADGRSITARRAVIAGVAPRALPRLTGGTTPAFDTSMNQFRHAPGTMMIHLALDGLPDWRAGAALQSYAYVHTSPSLDQMARTYQQANAGLLPDEPILVLGQPTVYDPSRAPDGKHVLWVQVRMAPGTITGDAKGEITATDWAAAAEPFADRALSILEAHAPGTRAKILARRIVTPPELEADNPNLVGGDQVCGSHHLSQHFLFRPVRGHADGSTPIAGLHLTGAAVWPGAGTGAGPGYLLARKLAGN; encoded by the coding sequence ATGATGGGCTTGGATTTCGATGCAGTCCTGATCGGGGCGGGCCACAACACGCTGGCCGCTGCCCTGCATCTTGCGGCAAAGGGCTGGCGGGTCGGGGTGTTCGAACAGGCGGCCGTGGCGGGTGGCGCGGTCAAGACCGGCGACTACACCCTGCCCGGCTATCGGCATGACTGGGCGGCGATGAACCTGTCGCTGTTCGCCGGAAGCCCGTTTTTCAAGACTTATGGTGCAGAACTGACCCGGCACGGCTGCGCCTTCGTGCCGGTGAACCGCCCCTTCGCCTCGTCCTTCCCGGATGGAACCTGGGCAGGCGTCTCGACCGATATGGCCGAGACTTTGGCCGCGATCCGCGCGCTGTCGCCACCTGATGCCGCAACGTGGGAATCCCTGTGCAGCCGCTTTGGGGCCGAGGCTCCGCATCTGTTCGGGCTTCTTGGCTCAGCCATGGGGTTTCGTGCGCTTGCATATTTCATGCTCAAAACACTTCGGGCCAAGGGGGTAGGCGGCACGCTCGATATGGGGCGGTTCCTGTTGTCCTCCCCCCGTGCATGGCTGGAGGAAACCTTTGCCCACCCGCACGTCCGCGCGATGCTGGGGGCATGGGGCATGCATCTGGATTTCGCCCCCGATGTCGCCGGTGGGGCCATGTTTCCCTATCTGGAAGGGATGGCGGGCCAAGCCTTCGGCATGGTGATCGGCCAAGGCGGGGCCGATACGGTGACACGGGCGCTGGTCGCATCGATCACGGCGCGGGGCGGTGTGGTGGAAACCGGGGCATCCGTGGCGCGCATCCTGCATCAGGGCGGTCGCGCCACAGGGGTCGACCTTGCGGATGGACGCAGCATCACCGCGCGGCGTGCCGTGATTGCCGGGGTGGCACCCCGCGCGCTGCCGCGACTGACAGGCGGCACGACCCCGGCCTTCGACACGTCCATGAACCAGTTCCGTCACGCGCCCGGGACGATGATGATCCACCTGGCGCTGGACGGTCTGCCCGACTGGCGCGCGGGCGCAGCCTTGCAAAGCTACGCCTATGTCCACACCTCCCCCAGTCTTGACCAGATGGCGCGGACCTACCAACAGGCCAATGCGGGGCTTTTGCCGGACGAGCCGATCCTTGTACTCGGTCAACCCACCGTCTATGACCCCTCCCGCGCTCCCGACGGCAAGCATGTGCTCTGGGTGCAGGTCCGCATGGCCCCCGGCACGATCACGGGCGATGCCAAAGGCGAAATCACCGCGACTGATTGGGCCGCGGCGGCTGAACCCTTTGCCGACCGCGCGCTGAGCATCCTTGAGGCCCATGCCCCGGGAACCCGGGCGAAAATCCTCGCCCGCCGGATCGTGACCCCTCCAGAGCTGGAGGCGGACAACCCCAACCTCGTCGGCGGCGATCAGGTCTGCGGCAGCCACCATCTGTCGCAGCACTTCCTGTTCCGCCCTGTGCGGGGCCATGCCGACGGCAGCACGCCGATTGCCGGGCTCCACCTGACCGGGGCCGCCGTCTGGCCCGGCGCGGGCACTGGGGCAGGACCGGGCTATCTTCTGGCCCGGAAACTTGCCGGAAACTGA
- a CDS encoding ABC transporter permease, protein MQIIRILLLRLLTTLVTLAGVAVIVFFVIRVVPGNPIAMMLPPGATEADIARLSALYGLDKPIVTQFGIWLGGVLQGDFGTSITTRQPVLDLVLGRLPATLELAIMALVMAVLMGGVAALIGTRGRGTRTEGAIDVANGMALSVPDFLWGLVLMLVFGVLLPIFHISGRVTPSLELPFNTNFYLFESLIRLRFDLWADLVAHMFMPALALAIPLAAIIGQLLKQSLKETMNLDYVTLARTKGYGETQVILHQALRNAVLPTLTLVGVQFTFLIGGTVIIERLFSYEGLGNMAIDAVINRDLPLIQGIVILFAVIFTAVNLIVDLLYAVLNPRLRHG, encoded by the coding sequence GTGCAGATCATCCGAATTCTTCTTCTGCGGCTACTGACCACCCTCGTCACACTGGCGGGGGTGGCGGTGATCGTGTTCTTCGTGATCCGGGTCGTACCGGGCAATCCCATCGCCATGATGCTGCCGCCCGGCGCAACCGAGGCGGATATCGCGCGGCTGTCGGCACTTTACGGGCTGGACAAGCCCATCGTCACCCAGTTCGGCATCTGGCTGGGCGGGGTGCTGCAGGGGGATTTCGGCACCTCGATCACCACGCGCCAGCCCGTGCTGGATCTGGTGCTGGGGCGGCTTCCGGCGACGCTGGAGCTGGCGATCATGGCCCTCGTGATGGCGGTTCTGATGGGCGGGGTGGCAGCGCTGATCGGCACACGCGGGCGCGGCACAAGAACGGAAGGCGCGATCGACGTGGCCAATGGCATGGCGCTGTCTGTGCCGGATTTTCTGTGGGGGCTGGTCCTGATGCTGGTCTTCGGGGTGCTGCTGCCGATCTTCCACATCTCGGGCCGAGTGACGCCGTCGCTGGAACTGCCCTTCAACACCAACTTCTACCTTTTCGAAAGCCTGATCCGCTTGCGGTTCGACCTTTGGGCCGATCTGGTGGCGCATATGTTCATGCCTGCGCTGGCGCTGGCGATCCCGCTGGCGGCGATCATCGGTCAGCTTTTGAAGCAAAGCCTGAAGGAGACGATGAACCTCGATTACGTCACCCTTGCCCGCACCAAGGGCTATGGCGAGACGCAGGTGATCCTGCATCAGGCGCTGCGCAATGCGGTTCTGCCGACCCTGACGCTGGTCGGGGTGCAATTCACCTTTCTGATCGGTGGCACGGTGATCATTGAACGGCTGTTTTCCTATGAGGGCCTTGGGAACATGGCGATTGATGCGGTGATCAACCGCGATCTGCCGCTGATCCAAGGGATCGTGATCCTGTTCGCGGTGATCTTCACTGCCGTCAACCTGATCGTCGATCTGCTGTATGCCGTCCTGAACCCGAGGCTGCGGCATGGCTGA
- a CDS encoding ABC transporter permease, whose amino-acid sequence MADVKGLDGRFLVKRRAGVRLWLSALWLGLLALGALLAPWIAPHDPLTQDLFLGRLPPFWVAGAEPGYWLGTDSLGRDVLSRILHGARVALLVALVAGSITCLIGATLGLLAGFLRGWVDMVISRLIDIWMAFPPVLFAILLIAVLGPSLTSIIIAIVVIDWTRFARVVRAEAMAQGAMDYVASARVAGRGRLGTMVREILPNVLPTIVVLLTLEMGIAVIVEAILSFVNLSISTDDPTWGGMISEGRTSIHQAWWVLVFPLIVLFLTVLAFSQLGEGLKDRFDPVLR is encoded by the coding sequence ATGGCTGACGTCAAGGGGTTGGATGGGCGCTTTCTGGTCAAACGCCGGGCCGGGGTGCGGTTGTGGCTGTCGGCGCTGTGGCTGGGCCTGCTGGCGCTAGGAGCTCTGCTCGCACCCTGGATCGCGCCGCACGACCCCCTGACGCAAGACCTGTTCCTGGGCCGCCTGCCACCGTTCTGGGTGGCGGGGGCAGAGCCGGGCTACTGGCTTGGCACCGACAGCCTTGGCCGCGATGTTCTAAGCCGCATTCTGCATGGCGCGCGGGTGGCCCTGCTTGTGGCGCTGGTGGCCGGGTCCATCACCTGCCTGATCGGGGCGACGCTGGGGCTGCTGGCGGGCTTTCTGCGCGGCTGGGTGGATATGGTCATCTCGCGCCTGATCGACATCTGGATGGCCTTTCCGCCGGTTCTGTTTGCCATCCTTCTGATCGCCGTGCTTGGCCCCAGCCTGACCTCGATCATCATCGCCATCGTCGTGATTGACTGGACCCGCTTTGCCCGCGTGGTGCGGGCCGAGGCGATGGCACAGGGCGCGATGGACTATGTCGCCTCGGCCCGGGTGGCGGGGCGTGGGCGGCTGGGGACGATGGTTCGGGAAATCCTGCCGAACGTGCTGCCCACAATCGTAGTCCTGCTGACGTTGGAGATGGGGATTGCCGTCATCGTCGAGGCGATCCTGAGTTTCGTGAACCTCTCCATCTCCACCGATGATCCCACCTGGGGCGGGATGATCAGCGAAGGCCGCACTTCGATCCATCAGGCTTGGTGGGTTCTGGTCTTTCCGCTGATCGTGCTGTTCCTGACCGTCCTTGCCTTCAGCCAGCTGGGCGAGGGGTTGAAGGACCGCTTCGATCCGGTGCTGCGATGA
- a CDS encoding cyclase family protein, with protein sequence MTSANVLSSLAGMLASGGIEVVDCSGVLGPETPLLKLPPDFAKDTPPIKIHRISEYDKDGPFWAWNWLELGEHSGTHFDAPHHWITGKDYADGYTDTLDVQRLVAPVNVLDFSAECSANPDFLLTIDHVKAWEAKHGAINSGEWVVLRSDWDSRAHDEAAFLNADETGPHTPGPTAEVIQYLLDKGIVGWGSQCIGTDAGQAGGMTPPFPAHNLLHKNNCFGLASLANLSKLPAKGAILIAAPLKISRGTGSPIRALALVPKG encoded by the coding sequence ATGACCTCTGCAAATGTGTTGAGCTCACTGGCGGGCATGCTCGCTTCGGGCGGGATCGAGGTGGTGGATTGCTCGGGCGTGCTTGGCCCGGAAACGCCGCTTCTGAAGCTGCCCCCGGATTTCGCCAAGGACACCCCGCCGATCAAGATCCACCGGATCAGCGAATACGACAAGGACGGTCCGTTCTGGGCCTGGAACTGGCTGGAGCTTGGTGAACATTCGGGCACCCATTTCGACGCGCCGCATCACTGGATCACCGGCAAGGATTACGCCGACGGCTACACCGACACGCTGGATGTGCAGCGGCTGGTGGCCCCGGTCAACGTGCTGGACTTCAGCGCCGAATGTTCGGCGAACCCGGATTTCCTTTTGACCATCGACCATGTGAAGGCTTGGGAGGCCAAGCACGGCGCGATCAATTCGGGGGAATGGGTCGTCCTGCGGTCTGATTGGGACAGCCGCGCGCATGACGAGGCCGCCTTCCTGAACGCAGACGAGACCGGGCCGCACACCCCGGGCCCGACCGCCGAAGTGATCCAGTACCTGCTGGACAAGGGGATTGTCGGCTGGGGCAGCCAGTGCATCGGCACCGATGCAGGGCAGGCAGGCGGGATGACGCCACCCTTCCCGGCACATAACCTTTTGCACAAGAACAATTGCTTTGGCCTCGCCTCGCTGGCCAACCTGTCGAAGCTGCCGGCCAAGGGGGCGATCCTGATCGCGGCGCCCCTGAAGATCAGCCGCGGCACGGGTTCGCCCATCCGGGCGCTGGCGCTGGTGCCGAAGGGCTAA